DNA sequence from the Pyramidobacter porci genome:
GACGTGTACGAGAACCGCGGCAAGCGCAGCGGCGCCTATTCGTGGGGCTGCTGGGGCGTGCATCCCTACATGCTGCTCAACTACGGCGGCACGTACCGCGACGTGTCGACGCTGGCCCACGAGGGCGGGCACTCCATCCACACCTGGCTGTCCAACGCGGCCCAGCCGCAGGTCTACGCCAGCTACACGCTGTTCGTCGCCGAGGTGGCCAGTACGGTCAACGAGACGCTGCTGGCGGAGCATCTGCTGGGGAACACGGGCGAGCGCGAGGAGAAAATCTTTCTGCTGAGCCAGCAGCTCGAGCTGATCCGCCAGACCATCTACCGCCAGACGCTGTTCGCCGAGTTCGAACGCGACGCGCACGCTCTGGCCGAAAAGGGCGAGCCCCTGACGCCGGAACTGCTGAACCGCATGTGGAGCGAACTGTACACGCGCTACTACGGCGAAGAAGTCGGCGCCAATTCCGATCTGGCCGCGGAATGGTCGCGCATCCCGCACTTCTACAGCGCTTTTTACGTCTATCAGTATGCCACCAGCCTTGCGGCGGCGCTGGCGCTGGTCGACCGCATCCTCGCCGGCGGGCGCGCCGAGCGCGACGCCTATCTGAACCTGCTGCGGGGCGGCTGCTCGAAGGACCCGATCAGCCTGCTGCGCGACGCCGGCGTGGACATGAGCACGCCCGAACCGGTGGAGCGGGCGCTGGCCGTGTTCGAGCGCAAAACGGCCGAGCTGGGGAAACTGCTGCGGTAAAACGGCTTGCAGCGGCCGGGCGCCGGGATTTTAACGGCGAGGATCCGTTGCAATGCATTTAACGAAAAACGTTCGGCCGGACGCGCATGTCCGGCCGTTTTTTTGTGCTAGAATACTGTCAGGCAAGGTTTAAAATTCAGACAAAGAGGGGAGTTCTATGGATAAGCTGAGTCCCGTGGGCGTTTTCGATTCCGGCGTGGGAGGCTTTTCCGTCGTCAGGGAAATACAGAAAGTCCTGCCGGGAGAAGACGTGGTCTATTACGGCGACAGCGCCAACATGCCTTACGGCAACAGATCGGGCGAGGAAATCCTGCATCTGACGCGCCAGATCCTCGCGTTTTTGGAGCGGCGCGGCGTCAAGGCGGCGGCCGTGGCCTGCAACACGATTTCTTCGCTGATCGATCGGTACCGCGACGATTATCCGTTCAAGATTTTCAGCGTCATCGAAGCGGGCGCCGCTTCCGTGGCGACGCTCGACGCCGACTGCGTCGGCGTGATCGGGACCGTCTTCACGGCGCGGTCGGGGGCGTACCATCGCCTCATCAACGCCGTCCGGCCGGGGATGAAGGTCTGCGTCCAGGGCTGCCCCAATCTGGCGCGCCTGATCGACGGCGGCGACCTTCGCCCCGAATCGATCGATCCCGAGCTGCGCGCGGCGGTGGAGCCGCTGTTGGCCCAGGCGCCGATCCGGCACCTGATCCTGGGCTGCACTCATTATCCGCTGGTTTCCGGACACCTGAATCGTCTTTATCCGCAGCTGACGCTGATCGACCCCGCTCATGAGCAGGCGCTGGCGGTGAAGCGTTTTCTCGAAGCGCAGGGGCTTCTCAACGACGCCGGCTCCGGCAGCCTGGAGCTGAACACGTCCGGAGACGCGGCACAGTACGCCGAGGCGGCGCGGCGCTTCGGCCTGAAAGAGCCGCGCGCGATCAACACCGTCGCGGTCGCTCAGCCGCTTTAGACAGAGGGCAAAAATGCCCTCCGCGCTCTCGACGGCGCAGGGGCATTCCCGGCGGCGCCCAAACGCGCCGCCGCAACGATCGTCGAACGCCGCCGTTCCCGGCGGCCAAATCAGAGGAGGCTGGTTTTTGTGAAGATGAGAAGAATTGTTTCCGCGATGATCGCCGCGTTGACCCTGGCGACGGCCGCTTGCGCCGCCGACGTGGCCCTGACCTCGATCGGCCAGGGACCCGATGCGATGATGGTGAAAGTGGTCATGCGCGCCCTGAAGGTGACTCCCGATTATGATGCGCTGATGAGGCCCGAAGCGCTGCAGAACCAGAAAGTTTTGGTCGCCGTCGTCGGCGGCAGCTCCAAGGGGCTTGGCGCGGCGGGAATCGACAAGGAAGAAGAAGTGGCGCGTGCGAAGGCCCTGCTGGACGCGGCCGCAAAGAAGGGCG
Encoded proteins:
- the murI gene encoding glutamate racemase, with protein sequence MDKLSPVGVFDSGVGGFSVVREIQKVLPGEDVVYYGDSANMPYGNRSGEEILHLTRQILAFLERRGVKAAAVACNTISSLIDRYRDDYPFKIFSVIEAGAASVATLDADCVGVIGTVFTARSGAYHRLINAVRPGMKVCVQGCPNLARLIDGGDLRPESIDPELRAAVEPLLAQAPIRHLILGCTHYPLVSGHLNRLYPQLTLIDPAHEQALAVKRFLEAQGLLNDAGSGSLELNTSGDAAQYAEAARRFGLKEPRAINTVAVAQPL
- a CDS encoding DUF6305 family protein — encoded protein: MRRIVSAMIAALTLATAACAADVALTSIGQGPDAMMVKVVMRALKVTPDYDALMRPEALQNQKVLVAVVGGSSKGLGAAGIDKEEEVARAKALLDAAAKKGVKVLIMHVGGEGRRGTLSDLFINAAAPYADGMIVVDGGNSDGLFNKYADERKIVIQTAPNVKGTKEPLDKLLADWNAAQ